A stretch of Aeromicrobium tamlense DNA encodes these proteins:
- a CDS encoding LLM class flavin-dependent oxidoreductase → MKNIGFLSFGHWSDSPQSATRSASDTLLQSIDLAVAAEELGADGAYFRVHHFARQLASPFPLLAAVGARTSRIEIGTGVIDMRYENPLSFAENAAAADLISGGRLQLGISRGSPEQVISGYRYFGFEPPEGMSDADMARGHTQVLLEVLKGEGFAEPNPRPMFPNPPGKLRIEPHSEGLRDRIWWGAGSRATAEWTAEQGMNLMSSTLLTEDTGVPFHQLQAEQIQRFRDAWKEAGHEREPRVSVSRSIFPIVSDLDRAYFGHESRSTDQVGFLEGGSARFGRTYAAEPDVLAQELAEDEAVAAADTLLLTVPNQLGVDYNAHVLESLLTHVAPALGWR, encoded by the coding sequence ATGAAGAACATCGGCTTCCTGTCCTTCGGGCACTGGTCCGACTCGCCGCAGTCGGCCACGCGGAGCGCGTCGGACACGCTGCTGCAGTCCATCGACCTCGCGGTGGCGGCCGAGGAGCTGGGAGCCGACGGCGCCTACTTCCGCGTGCACCACTTCGCCCGCCAGCTGGCCTCGCCGTTCCCGCTGCTGGCCGCCGTCGGCGCGCGCACGTCACGCATCGAGATCGGCACCGGCGTGATCGACATGCGGTACGAGAACCCCCTCTCCTTCGCCGAGAACGCCGCGGCGGCCGACCTCATCTCCGGCGGCAGGCTGCAGCTGGGGATCAGCCGCGGATCACCGGAGCAGGTCATCTCCGGCTACCGCTACTTCGGGTTCGAGCCGCCCGAGGGCATGAGCGACGCCGACATGGCCCGAGGCCACACGCAGGTGCTGCTGGAGGTGCTCAAGGGCGAGGGCTTCGCCGAGCCGAACCCGAGGCCGATGTTCCCGAACCCGCCGGGCAAGCTGCGCATCGAGCCCCACTCCGAGGGTCTGCGCGACCGCATCTGGTGGGGTGCCGGCTCGCGCGCCACCGCCGAGTGGACCGCGGAGCAGGGGATGAACCTCATGAGCTCGACGCTGCTGACCGAGGACACCGGTGTGCCGTTCCATCAGCTGCAGGCCGAGCAGATCCAGCGCTTCCGCGATGCGTGGAAGGAGGCCGGCCACGAGCGCGAGCCGCGCGTGTCGGTGAGCCGCAGCATCTTCCCGATCGTCTCCGACCTCGACCGCGCCTACTTCGGCCACGAGTCGCGCAGCACCGACCAGGTGGGCTTCCTCGAGGGTGGCTCGGCGCGGTTCGGTCGCACCTACGCCGCCGAGCCCGACGTGCTGGCCCAGGAGCTCGCCGAGGACGAGGCGGTCGCGGCGGCGGACACCCTGCTGCTCACGGTGCCGAACCAGCTGGGCGTCGACTACAACGCCCACGTCCTCGAGAGCCTGCTGACCCACGTCGCGCCCGCGCTGGGCTGGCGCTGA
- a CDS encoding DUF2975 domain-containing protein has translation MKAPLGTATRSDQWLVIVLSAIVSVATVVTAARRVVEILPNQDVPVEVQFDPTTQPITIEGVGTVSAEIDRATVTVPDLPIVSWLAALAGVIVPALAIVAIMVCVAWLCRHLMTGEFFSRTNTRLLTSISMLILVGWVADLVGRTFAGNSALARLAEDGEGFALSTTLPLQYLFVAIVVGCIAAAFHAGERMQRDAEGLV, from the coding sequence ATGAAGGCACCTCTCGGCACCGCCACCCGCTCGGACCAGTGGCTCGTCATCGTCCTGTCCGCCATCGTGAGCGTGGCCACGGTCGTGACCGCCGCGCGGCGGGTCGTGGAGATCCTCCCGAACCAGGACGTTCCCGTGGAGGTGCAGTTCGACCCGACCACCCAGCCGATCACGATCGAGGGCGTCGGGACGGTCTCGGCCGAGATCGACCGCGCCACCGTGACGGTCCCGGACCTGCCGATCGTGAGCTGGCTGGCGGCCCTCGCCGGCGTCATCGTGCCCGCGCTGGCGATCGTGGCGATCATGGTCTGCGTCGCCTGGCTGTGCCGTCACCTGATGACCGGGGAGTTCTTCAGCCGGACCAACACGCGGCTGCTGACGTCGATCTCGATGCTGATCCTCGTCGGCTGGGTGGCCGACCTCGTGGGGAGGACGTTCGCCGGCAACTCCGCGCTGGCCCGTCTCGCCGAGGACGGCGAGGGATTCGCGCTGTCGACGACCTTGCCCCTGCAGTACCTGTTCGTCGCGATCGTCGTGGGCTGCATCGCCGCCGCGTTCCACGCGGGGGAGCGGATGCAGCGCGACGCCGAGGGGCTGGTCTGA
- a CDS encoding RNA polymerase sigma factor produces the protein MDDLTATLDAVWRIEGPRVVATLARMTGDLSEAEDLAQDAVAEALRVWPESGVPRNAGAWLTTVAKRRAIDGWRRREALDERHRTIAHRLEQEDDLAWEPIEDDLLRLVFTACHPVLAREAQVSLTLRVVAGLSTTEIARLLVTSVPAVQQRIVRAKRTLAEAHVPFEVPDHTEWATRLAAVLTVTYLLFTEGYAPSGGDRWVRRDLAHEALRLGRVLARLLPREPEVHGLVALMELQSSRFAARTDRRGEPVTLADQDRRLWDRGQIARGLTALERVDALGRGRGPYALQASIAACHATAPSFDRTDWERILVLYDALSALVPGPVVRLNRAAALSMTEDGLEPALEEIDRIAADGGLGRSHLVASTRADVLRRLGRTAEARGEFLAAAELAGNELERAWLEQRAAELSPS, from the coding sequence ATGGACGACCTGACCGCGACCCTCGATGCCGTCTGGCGCATCGAGGGTCCGCGGGTCGTGGCGACGCTCGCCCGCATGACGGGCGACCTGTCCGAGGCCGAGGACCTCGCCCAGGACGCGGTCGCCGAGGCGCTGCGGGTGTGGCCCGAGTCGGGCGTTCCCCGCAACGCGGGGGCGTGGCTGACCACGGTGGCGAAGCGCCGCGCGATCGACGGCTGGCGCCGGCGCGAGGCCCTCGACGAGCGGCATCGGACGATCGCCCACCGGCTCGAGCAGGAGGACGACCTGGCGTGGGAGCCGATCGAGGACGACCTGCTGCGACTGGTCTTCACCGCCTGTCACCCCGTGCTGGCGCGCGAGGCGCAGGTGTCCCTCACGCTGCGCGTGGTCGCCGGTCTCTCCACGACCGAGATCGCCCGACTGCTGGTCACCTCGGTGCCCGCGGTCCAGCAGCGGATCGTCCGCGCGAAGCGCACCCTCGCCGAGGCGCACGTCCCGTTCGAGGTCCCCGACCACACCGAGTGGGCGACGCGACTCGCCGCCGTCCTCACCGTCACCTACCTGCTCTTCACCGAGGGCTACGCCCCCAGCGGCGGCGACCGGTGGGTGCGCCGCGACCTCGCGCACGAGGCGCTGCGGCTCGGTCGCGTCCTGGCGCGCCTGCTCCCCCGCGAGCCCGAGGTGCACGGGCTGGTCGCGCTCATGGAGCTGCAGTCCTCGCGGTTTGCGGCACGCACCGACCGTCGCGGCGAGCCGGTCACCCTGGCCGACCAGGACCGGCGACTGTGGGACCGCGGCCAGATCGCGCGAGGACTCACGGCGCTGGAGCGGGTGGACGCCCTCGGTCGCGGTCGCGGCCCGTACGCCCTCCAGGCCTCCATCGCCGCCTGTCACGCCACCGCCCCGTCGTTCGATCGCACGGACTGGGAGCGGATCCTCGTCCTCTACGACGCGCTGTCCGCGCTCGTCCCGGGTCCGGTCGTGCGGCTCAACCGCGCCGCGGCCCTGTCGATGACCGAGGACGGACTCGAGCCGGCACTGGAGGAGATCGACCGCATCGCCGCGGACGGCGGACTCGGCCGCAGCCACCTCGTGGCCAGCACGCGCGCCGACGTGCTCAGGCGGCTCGGGCGCACGGCCGAGGCGCGGGGCGAGTTCCTCGCGGCCGCCGAGCTCGCGGGGAACGAGCTGGAGCGGGCCTGGCTCGAGCAGCGCGCCGCCGAGCTCTCCCCCTCCTGA
- a CDS encoding DoxX family protein, giving the protein MKTIARLLLGAVLAFAGVGHLTFARDEFDAQVPNSIPLDEDLVVVVSGIVEIALGAALMAIPRHRRVIGLVAAAFFVAVFPGNVSQYVNGVDAFTLNSDRARLIRLFFQPVLVIWALWSTDALELVRERRRRGTAR; this is encoded by the coding sequence ATGAAGACGATCGCCCGCCTCCTGCTCGGCGCCGTGCTCGCGTTCGCGGGCGTCGGTCACCTGACGTTCGCCCGCGACGAGTTCGACGCGCAGGTGCCGAACAGCATCCCGCTCGACGAGGACCTCGTCGTGGTGGTGTCGGGCATCGTCGAGATCGCCCTCGGCGCGGCCCTCATGGCGATCCCGCGTCACCGCCGTGTGATCGGCCTCGTCGCCGCGGCCTTCTTCGTCGCGGTGTTTCCCGGGAACGTCTCGCAGTACGTCAACGGCGTCGACGCGTTCACGCTGAACAGCGACCGCGCTCGGCTGATCCGGCTGTTCTTCCAGCCCGTGCTCGTGATCTGGGCGCTGTGGTCGACCGATGCCCTGGAGCTGGTCAGAGAACGCCGGCGACGCGGAACTGCACGCTGA
- a CDS encoding serine hydrolase domain-containing protein: MASRMAVSGAVWATVRGPRQQVEIGSARPLGPDTIFRIASITKPIVAVLALRLVDEGLLELDAPMDRWLPEFADRRVLRTRGGPLDDTVPAARPTTLRDVLAMGSGLGWDMTAGPDDPLLGEYQRLELASAWQPPVLRPDRWAELAGSLPMAHQPGEGWLYQFSYDVLAVLIERATRRRLDVVLREKVLDPLDMHDTGYTVELTEVDRVPSSWFPNRRGEFVEVAPWGDPRLMNVPVFRSGATGLLSTAADLARFVQMLLRGGRGPRGPVISASSFAALTTDAVGEAASAMAHEFLEPNRTWGLGVGIDLDARHPGSHPGRFGWDGGTGTSLWVDPVSGVGGVLLTRQGMGSPEPPEHLDAFWDAVHA, from the coding sequence GTGGCCTCGAGGATGGCCGTGTCCGGCGCCGTCTGGGCCACCGTCCGCGGCCCGCGTCAACAGGTGGAGATCGGCTCCGCGCGGCCGCTGGGCCCCGACACCATCTTCCGGATCGCCTCGATCACCAAGCCGATCGTCGCGGTCCTCGCGCTGCGACTCGTCGACGAGGGCCTGCTCGAGCTCGACGCCCCGATGGACCGGTGGCTGCCCGAGTTCGCCGACCGCCGCGTGCTCCGCACCCGCGGTGGGCCGCTCGACGACACCGTGCCCGCCGCTCGACCGACCACGCTGCGCGACGTCCTGGCGATGGGCTCTGGGCTGGGCTGGGACATGACGGCGGGACCGGACGATCCGCTGCTGGGCGAGTACCAGCGACTCGAGCTGGCCTCGGCGTGGCAGCCACCCGTGCTGCGACCCGACCGGTGGGCCGAGCTCGCGGGCTCTCTGCCGATGGCGCACCAGCCGGGGGAGGGCTGGCTCTACCAGTTCTCCTACGACGTGCTGGCGGTGCTGATCGAGCGGGCGACGCGCCGCCGCCTCGACGTCGTGCTGCGCGAGAAGGTGCTGGACCCCCTCGACATGCACGACACCGGCTACACGGTGGAGCTCACCGAGGTCGACCGCGTGCCGTCCTCGTGGTTCCCGAACCGGCGGGGCGAGTTCGTCGAGGTCGCCCCGTGGGGCGACCCGCGCCTGATGAACGTGCCCGTCTTCCGCTCGGGCGCCACGGGCCTGCTCTCGACGGCGGCCGACCTGGCGCGATTCGTGCAGATGCTGCTGCGCGGTGGACGCGGTCCGCGCGGTCCCGTGATCTCGGCGAGCTCGTTCGCCGCCCTCACCACCGACGCGGTGGGCGAGGCCGCCTCGGCGATGGCTCACGAGTTCCTGGAGCCGAACCGCACCTGGGGCCTGGGCGTCGGCATCGACCTCGACGCGCGCCACCCGGGCTCGCACCCCGGCCGCTTCGGCTGGGACGGCGGCACGGGAACCAGCCTGTGGGTCGACCCCGTGTCGGGCGTCGGTGGCGTCCTGCTGACGCGCCAGGGGATGGGCTCGCCGGAGCCGCCGGAGCACCTCGACGCCTTCTGGGACGCCGTCCACGCGTGA
- a CDS encoding alpha-ketoglutarate-dependent dioxygenase AlkB, whose translation MWFQGSLLDGDAGVRVGPLDRVQRHELSHGAWVDTLPGWVSGSDELFETLRTEVPWREERREMYERVVDVPRLLCFYGPRRPLPHPALEEARDALSAHYAAELGEPFVTAGLCYYRDGNDSVAWHGDRIGRSRTEDTMVAILSLGAERRLSLRPAGGGPQTGFSLGHGDLSVMGGSCQRTWEHAILKTARPVGPRISVQFRVAGVL comes from the coding sequence ATGTGGTTCCAAGGCTCACTGCTCGACGGTGACGCAGGCGTCCGTGTCGGCCCGCTCGACCGCGTGCAGCGTCACGAGCTGTCGCACGGGGCGTGGGTCGACACGCTGCCCGGCTGGGTGAGCGGCTCGGACGAGCTGTTCGAGACCCTGCGCACCGAGGTGCCGTGGCGCGAGGAGCGCCGCGAGATGTACGAGCGCGTCGTCGACGTGCCGCGGCTGCTGTGCTTCTACGGCCCTCGTCGTCCGCTGCCGCACCCCGCCCTGGAGGAGGCGCGCGACGCGCTGTCGGCGCACTACGCGGCCGAGCTCGGCGAGCCGTTCGTCACCGCGGGCCTGTGCTACTACCGTGACGGCAACGACTCGGTGGCCTGGCACGGCGACCGCATCGGCCGCAGCCGCACCGAGGACACGATGGTCGCGATCCTGTCGCTGGGCGCCGAGCGGCGGCTGAGCCTGAGGCCGGCCGGTGGTGGCCCGCAGACCGGCTTCAGCCTCGGGCACGGCGACCTCTCGGTCATGGGCGGCAGCTGCCAGCGCACGTGGGAGCACGCGATCCTCAAGACCGCGCGCCCGGTCGGTCCCAGGATCAGCGTGCAGTTCCGCGTCGCCGGCGTTCTCTGA
- a CDS encoding helix-turn-helix domain-containing protein, producing MPPEDDEHRVHCRLDELLAARGMTLTRLAEIVGVTVVNLSVLKNDRARAIRFTTLTAICDALDCEVGDLLVVSE from the coding sequence ATGCCGCCGGAGGACGACGAGCACCGGGTGCACTGCCGGCTCGACGAGCTGCTCGCCGCGCGGGGGATGACGCTCACGCGGCTGGCCGAGATCGTCGGCGTCACCGTGGTGAACCTGTCGGTGCTGAAGAACGACCGCGCTCGGGCGATCCGCTTCACGACGCTCACGGCGATCTGCGACGCGCTCGACTGCGAGGTGGGCGACCTGCTCGTGGTGTCGGAATGA
- a CDS encoding 4a-hydroxytetrahydrobiopterin dehydratase, which translates to MSTLDVPTIIAAGLDDWRPLVHSLHTRYRTGDFATGLEFVVDIGAAAEAANHHPDVKLTYTHVDIQLLSHDSGGITERDLELARTISDLAAERSLEADPSRLTTVEIALNAVDKDAIGPFWAAVLTGDPGAYATDEVTDPTGQVPLLWFQPTESRTEVPPMCFHLDVWIPVGQLPARIEAGVAAGGRIFDDSESPSFVVLEDAEGNKACLCTVMDRD; encoded by the coding sequence ATGAGCACGCTCGACGTCCCGACGATCATCGCCGCGGGCCTGGACGACTGGCGCCCCCTCGTCCACAGCCTGCACACCCGGTACCGCACGGGGGACTTCGCCACGGGCCTGGAGTTCGTCGTCGACATCGGTGCGGCGGCGGAGGCCGCGAACCACCACCCCGACGTGAAGCTGACCTACACGCACGTGGACATCCAGCTGCTCAGCCACGACTCGGGCGGCATCACCGAGCGCGACCTCGAGCTCGCTCGCACCATCAGCGACCTCGCGGCCGAGCGGTCGCTCGAGGCCGACCCGAGCCGCCTGACCACGGTGGAGATCGCCCTGAACGCCGTGGACAAGGACGCCATCGGCCCCTTCTGGGCCGCGGTGCTGACCGGCGACCCGGGGGCCTACGCGACCGACGAGGTCACCGACCCCACGGGGCAGGTGCCGCTGCTGTGGTTCCAGCCGACCGAGTCGCGCACCGAGGTTCCGCCGATGTGCTTCCACCTCGACGTCTGGATCCCGGTGGGCCAGCTACCCGCCCGGATCGAGGCCGGGGTCGCCGCCGGCGGCCGGATCTTCGACGACTCGGAGTCGCCGTCGTTCGTGGTGCTGGAGGACGCCGAGGGCAACAAGGCCTGCCTCTGCACCGTCATGGATCGCGACTGA
- a CDS encoding GNAT family N-acetyltransferase: MAVTRLVATTDADALAGVLRRNREAWAGLEPRRPEVYFTTKGQRAIIQDALRRYEEGVSFPRVILGPDDSVVGRINLNEIVRGPSMKGVLGYYVDEAHQGRGLASTAVDEIVQLAFVRLGLHRIEAGTRVDNVSSQRVLEKNGFTRFGVARDYLRLAGTWHDHVLYERIAGD; this comes from the coding sequence ATGGCCGTCACCCGTCTCGTCGCCACGACCGACGCGGACGCCCTGGCGGGGGTCCTGCGCCGCAACCGCGAGGCCTGGGCCGGCCTCGAGCCGAGGCGGCCGGAGGTCTACTTCACCACCAAGGGCCAGCGCGCGATCATCCAGGACGCGCTGCGCCGCTACGAGGAGGGCGTCTCCTTCCCGCGAGTGATCCTCGGCCCCGACGACTCCGTGGTCGGCCGGATCAACCTCAACGAGATCGTCCGCGGCCCGTCGATGAAGGGCGTCCTCGGCTACTACGTCGACGAGGCGCACCAGGGCCGCGGCCTGGCCAGCACGGCCGTGGACGAGATCGTCCAGCTCGCCTTCGTGCGCCTCGGACTGCACCGGATCGAGGCCGGCACCCGCGTCGACAACGTCTCCAGCCAGCGCGTGCTGGAGAAGAACGGCTTCACGCGGTTCGGCGTCGCGCGCGACTACCTGCGGCTCGCCGGGACCTGGCACGACCACGTGCTCTACGAGCGGATCGCCGGCGACTGA